TGACAGTGAACAAATCTTGGATAGATGGACAAAACCAAGATGGTATTCGCCCAGAAAGTATTTTGGTACAACTCAAGAAACTTGTGGTAGGTGAAGGCTTAGTCGAAGTAGGAGAGCCTGTTGAATTAACTGAAGACATGCTTTGGACCTATACTTGGACCGGACTTCCTGCAAACGGAGATGGTTTGGAAATTGTCTATGTCGTACATGAAGTTGAAGTGCCTGAAGGTTATGAAGTAATCGTCAACCATGTGAGTAACGGTAACTTCCTACTTATGAATATCCATGAGCCAGCGACCATCGATTTAAGTGGTGAAAAGACTTGGGATGATATGGATAATCAAGATGGTGTGAGACCAGAATCCATTACCGTTAACTTATTAGCTAACGGCGAGATTATTGAAACCCTTGAAGTATCTGAAGCAACTGGTTGGGCATATGCCTTTGCAGACTTACCAGAGTTTAAAGAAGGTGTAGCTATAGTCTATACCATCGCAGAAGATGCTGTAGAAGGCTACACACCGATTATTGAAGGTATGAATATTACCAATGAGAGAACCCCACACGAAACGAGCATTAGTGTGAATAAAGTTTGGGTAGACAATAATGATGCTGAAGGCAATCGACCAGAAAGTATTGAAGTTCAACTGTTAGCAGATGGTGAAGCGAGTGGAGATGTTGTCATACTCAATGCAGAAAATGACTGGGCATACACATGGACCGGCTTAGCGCTTAAAGACGCAGGCGAACTCATTGTCTATAGTGTTATGGAAGTAGAAGTACCAACAGGTTATGAATCTGACATTGTTGAAAACGACTTTAGAAACATCCAAATCATCAACTACTATACACCTCAAGTCATGACGATAGAAGGGCAAAAGATTTGGAAAGATGATCATAACAAAGGGGATACGCGTCCGGAAAGCATTACAGTTCACCTTAAACTTGGAGACGAGATTATTGAGACTCAAGTAGTGAAACCGGATGAAGCGGGTAACTGGCGTTATCTATTTGAATCGGTAGCTATGTATGACGAAGAAGGTAAAATTTTAGAATATACGCTTGAAGAAGAAACGGTGGAAGGCTACACGACAGCTTACGAAGGTCGAAATATTATCAACACCTTGAAAGTTGTACCACCTGAACCAAAACCTAAGCCAGAACCTGGACCTGAATTGCCAGCAACAGGGGACAGTTCATATGTTTGGATTGGCCTCAGCATCCTACTTCTTGGCTTTGCGGTTATCGCTTTTGACAAACGTCGTTACACGGATAACTAGATATCCTCTGTTAAACACCTCTTTAGTTCCTAAAAGACTGAAGAGGTGTTTTCCTTTTACAACATATCTCTGTTAAAAATTTGTGCTAACGAATTTATGAGTAGCTAATAAGTTAGTTGGAATCTTGATTCAGTATTTGTGCGCTATATTATAGAGCTATAGCTAGCTATACGAAAATTGTAGTAAAAATCTAGGAGTAATAATGATGTCACTGGGTGCTTATTTACAAATTACCTTAGATATTAAACCTGAAAACCGTGAAGCAGCAGCTAAAGTTTATACGGAATATAGGCAACCTTTCTTAAACCAAATTGAAGGAGCTGCGAGCAAAAATCTGATTGTTAGAGATGAAGTTGTTCAAGTCTTACATGGCTTTAACACAGTTGAACATGCTAATGCATACTTAGATAGTGATTTATTTAAAAATAATGTGTTTGTAGGATTGCAAGCACTTTGGTCAAGCGATTCTGTCATAGATATCTATCAAGTTACGTGACATCGAACGATTGATAGCATAAATGGTCATTCTTTGAATACTTCTTGGTGTGAAAATCAAGGAGTATTTTTGGTGTTATAAAAAATGCGTAACACTAGATATCACCTCGTGTGATTAGATGTAATGTAGTATAATTACTGTAGAGGTGATTAATATGTTGAACACTAAAACAAGAATGCAAGGAAATTCAGTTGTTGTTACTTTACCATCTGCTACGGAATTTAAAATTAGTCCTAATGAAGAATATATTGTCACTTATGGCGATGGTGGGTCTATTATGCTTGTCCCTAAAATTGACAATCCATTTCTAGTTGCTGAAAAAGGTGCATTTTATGAAACTGATGAGTGGGAAGAAATGGAACCCCTAGGTAACGAGTTATGAAAAATTACGTTCCTAAAAAAGGAGATCTAGTTTGGATAGATTTTTCAAGTTCTACTGGAAAAGAAATACAAAAAAGACGACCGGGATTAGTTATCTCTAGCGAGCAATTCAATTTTGCAACTCAATTTGCAGTTATTTGTCCTATTACAACAACTTTTTAGTAACTACCTACTAGATATACATTACCGAAGGAATTGCCGATATCAGGTCAAATTATACTTTCTCAACTGAAGTCTATAGACTATTCATCAAGAAATATTGAATTTATTGGAATACTTCCAACCCATGACTTATCAAAAATCGAACAAATCATAAAATTATATATTTTGAATAAAAACTATCTAACTTGCTACAAATATCGATGTTAGATAGTTTTTTTAGACATTTCGATTGCTTCAATCATGTAATTCTTTCGAAATTAGTAGAAAAGATTAACTACATTCCCTTATTTAATTTACACCGCTACAACAAGGCTTTTTAATACAATTGTCCTTTATTTTATGTTATTGTGTTTAATCTTTAATGAAAGATACAGTAATAGGTTGCATATCTTGGAGTACGTAGATTTATAAATAGTATTTAATTTCAGAAAATACTAAAAACCAAAATAAGATTGACAAGTGAAAATGAAACCGTTATTATACAATTAATGAAAAAATAGTGAGGTTAAACATGAATTATAGTGATAATAGTGTTTATATAACTGGGCAAGGCAGAATTGGTAAAAATGATGCGATTGGATCAGTATATTCTATCTTTGCATTATCTCTTATTATTGATAGGGACACTGAAATTATCGAAGATGTTGATTGTACAGCTGCGTTAGGGTTAACTGGTGCTTTTGTAAGACAATTGATGGTCGGTAAAAGAATTATCGCAGATGCTGATGAAATAATTAAGCAAATTCAAGAGAGGTTCTTTGGTACTTCTCGGAACGCTTTATTAACAGCTTTTAAAGATTCTGTTAATCGTTATAAAATTGAATTTAAATAAAATCTTGTATAACTGTAGATAAAAGTCCTTTATTTACGAACTTATAAAAGGTTAAGTAATTGTGAGCTAGTAAACGTTTTTCGTTTATTTTTTTTACAATGCTTAACCTTTTTTTGTTATAAAAAAATTAAAAAAGGAGGTTTTTGTATAAGGTATGATAGTTTATCTTTACATATTCTAAGTGCTTGCATGAGTATTTAAGTATTGTAGTAAGAATTCAATGAAATAGGAGAAAAATTATGAATGTACTAAAAAAGATAAATAATTTGTCTTTAGTCGTTAAAATATTTGTTGGATTTATCATTGGTATTTTAGTCGGTGTTATTCTTGGTGAGAGCGCTACAGTTTTAGCTCCTTTGGGGAATTTATTTTTAAGGCTATTATCCATGCTGGTTTTACCATTGGTATTCTCAGCAATTGTATCTGGTATTACAAATACACCAAGTATGAAGGATTTAGCTGATGTAGGTGTAAAATCTCTAGTTCTATTTGTACTAATGACTGCTATATCGGTTCTTACTGGGATAGTTACAGCTAATGTTTTGCAACCTGGACGTAATTCTACTTTAACATTAGTTGTTGACCCAAATCAGCAAGTAGAATCTTTATCTTTTGTTGATACAATATTGCAGATGTTTCCAAGTAATGTATTTGAATCATTTAGCAATGGTTCAATGCTGCAAGTGATCGTATTTGCACTCTTTTTCGGTATTTGTATTGTAATGGTTGGTGAACAGGCAAAAACTGTTAAAAAGTTTTTTGATCAAACAGCAATAATTATGTATAAGATGACAAATTTAGTGATTGGATTTGCTCCGATTGGAGTAGCCGGTTTAATTGCCAATGTGATTGGTAGTCAAGGGATCGAATCATTATTATCACTTGGCCGCTTTATCATTATGCTACATGTTGGATTAGCTATTTTAATTTTTGTGGTTCAAGGTCTGTTTATTTTGATTGGTACAGGAATGAATCCATTAAAATTTTTTAAAGCTTTGAGTAAATCTATTGCGATGGCTTTTGCAACTGATAGTTCTTCAGCGGCATTACCAATTGCTATGGAAGAACTACAAACAAATCTAGATGTGCCGGAATCCATCGCGAGTTTTGTTATGCCTGTCGGAACTAACTTAAGTAAGAGTGGAAGTGCTTTTTATCAAGCATTTGCCGTTATTTTCGTTAGTCAGGTTGTTGGAGTCGATTTAGCTTTTACGGAACAATTTACATTGTTTGTAACAGTTGTTTTAGCGGCTTTAGGGACTGCAGGTATACCTAGTGCATCAATTGTTATGTTATCTTTGTCACTTGGAAGTGTGGGAATGCCGCTAGAAGCAATTGGAATCTTAGCAGGTATTGATCGTATTATTGGAGGTCAAAGGACGGTTCCTAATGTAATTACGAATGCAGCTATAGCAAAAATAGTATCAAGAAAAAGAGGAGAATAAACTATGTACTTAGAAAATTCATTTGAAAAAATCCAAGCATTTGATCCTGAAATGGCACAATTAGTAATAGATGAAGAGGAACGTCAAGCGTCGACCCTGTGTTTGATTGCGTCTGAAAATTATGCGTCACCATTGGCTGTTGGTTTAGAAGGTTCAATTTTTGCAAACAAAAATGCCGAAGGTTACCCAGGTAGACGTTATGTTGGTGGTGTTGAATTAGCAGATAAAGTTGAGAATTTAGCTAAAGACCGAATTGCTGAACTATTTGGGGCTGAACATGTTAATGTTCAAAGTATGAGCGCAACAGTTGGAAATGTAGCTATTTTACGGGGAGTCTTAAAACCTGGTGATACTATATTATCAATGGAATTAGATCATGGTGGTCATTTATCTCATGGTGCAGCTTTCCATTACAGTGGTAAGGAATATAATGCTGTTTTTTATGGGGTTAATGAAGAAACTGAAATGATTGATATGGAACAAGTAGAAGCTTTAGCCAAGGAATATAAACCAAAATTAATTATTTGTGGGGCGTCTTCTTACCCTCGTCAAATTGATTATAAACGCTTTGCTGAAATTGCTCACGAAAATGATGCGTTATTATTCGCTGATATCGCCCATCCAGTAGGGCTGATTATCGCTGGGATTGTTCCATCACCGTTTCCGCATGCGGATATTGTTTCAACTTCGACACACAAAACATGGCGTGGATCACGTGGTGGAGGAGTTGTTATGTGTAAGAAAAAATTAGCTCGTAAAATTGACTCAGCAATTTTCCCTGGTATACAAGGGGCACCTAAAATGGATATGATTGCAGCACGTGCAGTTCAAGCTAAAGAAAGTGCTACGGATTTATTTAAAGAATACCAACAACAAGTCGCTAAAAATGCTCAAGTATTAGCTGAAGAGTTAACAAATAATGGGTTAAGATTGGTTTCTGGTGGGACAGATACACACCTTATATTAGTAGATGTCCGCAACTTAATCGAATCAGGACAACTTGCAGAACAAGTTTTAGAAAGTGTTGGAATTGTAACTAATAAAAACATGATTCCTTTTGATCCACAACCTGCGTCAGTTTCAAGTGGTTTGAGAATTGGAACTCCAGCTTTGACAACTCGTGGTTTTAAAGAAGATGATATTAAAAAAGTAGCTAAATTGATTGTTACAACTTTGAAAAATAAAGATGATGAATACGTATTGGCTGAAGTAAAACAAGAAGTGGATGAATTAATTAAAGGATTCCCACTTTTTTCAGATGAATGGTTAGCTAAATAATCTCTAACCAATCATTCACTTTCAACATTAGTTAATAACTAATTAACATTTCTAATTCAACTATCATTACCCTATAATTGAATCAATAGCATAATTATTCGTGCATAAATGACAAATGAAACCGCATTTTTTCCCAAATTATGACGATGAAATTTGTTATAATAATCGATAAACTATAAAGAGAATCAATTATTTGTAAGTGGGAAGTGACATTGCCGATAACCGGTCTTTCTGGCACCAAATAAAACCTGGCGCCACCAACCAGAAGTTTCCGGCGATTTTGACCATCTTTTACTTCCCACTTGCTTTTATCTCATCGAAATAACCTAAGGAGTTGATTAAGTCAAAAATTGAGTGAGAAACATCATGCTAACATGTTATAATGTAGATGAAATTATAATAAGTATCTTTTTGAAAACGTAAAAATATAAGCGTTGCAGAGATATTTATTTGAAGAAAGATATCTGTTGGATGGGAAGTGATAGGTGATGAATAGCAACAAACCACGTCTGTCAACGCGGACGATTACGTTTGCGGGGCTGTTGATTGCGTTAAATGTGGTACTGAATTTATTTGTTTTACCGATTGGGAATATTATTGAGATAACCATTGCTTTTTTACCAATATTATATGCGGGTTACTATTTTGGACCTTGGATTGCCGGTGTCATTGCAGTGATAGGGGACGTGCTAGGTTTTATTATTCGTCCGGCTGGCTTCTTCTTTATCGGTTTTACCTTTAATGCTTGGGTATCCGGTATGATTTATGGCTATATTTTGCATAATAAACCCGTGACTTGGAAGCGTGTCGCCGTTGCGGTGATCGTACAAAATCTAATTGTCAGTGTTATTTTAACCCCTATTTGGCTACAAATTATGTATGGGACGGCTTTGTTGTCGGTTCCTAGATTGATTCGGGTGGTCATTATGGTACCCATTGAGATTGCTTTAGCCTACTTTATGTTAAATAGATTTGATTATAGAATGGAGAAATAATATGACAGAATTTTTAACGGATGCTCAAATTGCGCAACAAGCGGAATTAAAACCCATTACTGAAATTATTGATAACTTAGGTTTGGATCAAGACATGTTTGAGTTGTATGGTAAATATAAAGCCAAATTAAATATCCATGGTTTAAAAGATCAAAAAGCAGATGGTAAATTGATTTTAGTGACTGCAATTAGCCCAACGCCAGCGGGTGAAGGAAAAACGACTACATCGATTGGATTAGGAGACGGCTTGAATCGGATTGGAAAAAAAGCGGTCATCGCTTTAAGAGAGCCTTCTTTAGGTCCTGTTTTTGGGATGAAGGGTGGCGCTGCGGGCGGTGGTTATTCACAAGTTGTGCCAATGGAAGATATTAACTTACATTTCACGGGTGACTTTCATGCGATTGGGGCAGCTAACAACTTGTTAGCGGCTTTAATTGATAATCATATCCACCATGGGAATGCCTTGAATATTGACACGCGTCGCATTGTTTGGAAACGTGTCGTTGATATGAACGATCGTCAATTAAGAAATATCGTTGATGGCCTTGGGGGTAAAGCCAATGGGGTGCCGCGTGAAGATAGTTATGAAATTACCGTGGCTTCTGAAGTCATGGCGATTTTATGTTTAGCGAAGGATATTACTGATTTGAAAGAGCGTTTATCACGCATCGTGATTGGCTATAATTATGATTCAGATCCAATAACAGCAGGTGATTTAAAAGCGCAAGGTGCCATGGCTGCCTTATTAAAAGAAGCGATTAAACCAAACTTGGTTCAAACTTTAGAACATAATCCAGTCTTTATTCATGGGGGACCATTTGCGAATATTGCACATGGTTGTAACTCAGTGATTGCAACGGAAACAGCTTTGAAATTGGGTGACTATACGGTAACCGAAGCTGGATTTGGAGCGGACTTAGGGGCAGAGAAATTCATTGATATTAAGGGTCGTGAATTAGGGCGGAAACCCGATGCGGTGGTTTTAGTGGCGACCATTCGTGCCTTGAAGATGCACGGTGGTTTGAAGAAAACGGAATTGAAGGGCGAAGATTTGGTGGCTTTGGAAAAAGGTTTACCAAACTTGATGAAGCATATTGAGAATATTCAAACGGTTTACAACTTGCCGTTAGTCGTTGCGATTAACAAATTCCCTACGGATACCGATGCTGAATTGGCTTTAGTGACTGAAAAAGTGAATGCACTAGGTGTTGAAGTATCCTTATCAGACGTTTGGGCAAAAGGTGGCGAAGGGGCGATTGATTTAGCAGAAAAAGTGGTGAAGATTGCTGAACAACCTTCACAAGGTACTTTTGTTTATGAAGATGATACGACCATTAAAGAAAAAATCGAAGCGATCGTGACTAAGGTTTATGGTGGTAACAAAGTCGTTTACGGTGCGGGTGTTTTAACTGAATTGAAGAATATCGAAGCGAATGGTTATGGGAACTTGCCTGTGTGTATGGCCAAGACCCAATATTCATTTACTGACAATCCTAAAGTTTTAGGACGACCAACAGACTTCGAAGTAGATATCCGTGGTGTAAAACTTTCTGCGGGTGCTGGGTTTATCGTTGTCTTAACGGGTGAAATGATGACTATGCCAGGATTACCAAAAGTACCGGCGTCAGAAGGTATTGATTTAAGTGAAGATGGCGTGATTAGTGGGTTATTCTAATGAAGGCAGTTAAGAAAGCTTTACGTCAGGAAATGCTAGCTCTAAGAGCTAGCTTGTCTGACGATTATAGGTTGTCGTCTGATCAAGCGATTGTTGAACATGTGCTGGCTTCTGAGTTGTATGAGAATGCTAAGGTAGTGTTTTGTTTTGTGAGTATGCCTGGGGAAGTTAATACACAACCGATTATTGAGGATGCAATAGCTAAAGGGAAAGTGGTCTGTGTGCCTAAAGTAATGGCTAAAGGGCATATGGAGGCTTTTCAAATTAAGTCGTATAATGATTTTGAAGTGAGTGATTATGGCATTCGTGAGCCAAAAGCGGGTAGTTTGTTAATTGAACCAGACCAAATTGATTTGGGGATCATACCCAATATTGTGGTGTCGAAAGATGGCTATCGCTTGGGTTATGGCGGTGGCTTTTATGATAGGTATCTATTAAGGTCTAAGATGGTGCGTTTAGCGGTTTGTCGGGAGGCGTTAATTCAAGAAGTCTTGCCGATTGAGGCACATGATGAAAAAGTTGATTTTATTGCTTCGGAAACAGGTTTGATAGAAGTTTAAGAAAGTTTGAGAGAGGAAGAATACAGTGGAAAGTGAACAGTTTTTAGAATCATTGGCTTCAGATGCAGCGGCGCCCGGAGGGGGCGGTGGTTCTGCGTATACTGCTGCAATTGGGGTGTCGTTATCCGAAATGGCATTGAATATTTCTTTGAAAACGGCTAAGGCTGATGATGTTGAATTAATGAATGAAGTCATACCGCAATTAGCGTATTTAAGGAAAAAGTTCTACCAAATGATTGATGCGGATGCTGAGGCTTTTCTTCCACTATCTCAAGCTTATAAATTACCTAAGACTGATCCTTTACGGGATGATAAAATTCAAGCAGGGTTAGTGTCTGCAGCCAAAGCGCCTTTAGAGTTAATGCGTTTAAGTTATCATGCCATTCGTCAACATAAGAAAGCTTTGACTTTATCGAGCAAAATGATGGTGAGTGATGTGGGAACTGGAGTCATTATTTCTTTGTCCGCTTTGAAAGGTGCACATATCAATGTGTTGGTCAATTCACGCTTGATGACAAGTGATGGTTATCGAAAAACATTTGAAGATGAAGCGAATCATTTATTAGAAGATGGAAGTAAAATAGCGGATTATGTGTATTCTGAAGTACTAAAATTAATGAGGTGAATATAAGTGAGCATCATCATGAATGGAAAAGAAATTGCTCAAGAAATACATGCCAGTAATTTAGAACAAGTCGAAAGATTAATTGAACAAGGGATTCAGCCTAAGATGGCTTTTATTCGTGTTGGAGATGATCCCGCTTCAAAGGGGTATCACCGGTCAGCTATTAAAAAAGCGGAAAATAATAATATCGAATGCGACTCATTTGTGTATCCTGCGGATGTCGATGCCGATGAGTTTTTTAAAGACTATGCAAAAATTAATGAACGGTCAGATATCCATGGTATTTTAGTGTTGCGACCATTGCCAGAACACCTTTCTTATGAGAAAATAAGTCAGGAAATCGATCCTGATAAAGATGTCGATGGGATGAGTCCGTTTAATATTGGTAAAACTTTTGCGCCTAAGCCAACTGACTTTGTTCCGATTACACCGATGTCTGTGATGCGGATGTTAGAGCATTATGAGATTAATGTAAAGGGGAAAGAAGTGGTTGTGGTCGGTCATAGTTTGGTGGTTGGCCGTCCCTTGTCGATGTTGTTAGTTGATAAAGGGGCGACGGTAACAATTTGTCATATTGACACGAAGGATACCAAAGCGCATACGCAAAAAGCGGATGTTTTAGTAACAGCTACAGGTAAAAAATGGTTGATTACCAAAGACCATGTCAAAGAAGGCGCAGTGGTTGTTGACGTTGGAACGTCCTATGAAGTGGACGGCAAGGTTTACGGCGATGTGTTTTTTGATGAAGTGGAACCAATAGCGTCTTATATTAATCCTGTTCCTGGTGGGATCGGATCGATTACAAGTGAAATTTTATCTGAGCGGGTGATTTATTCCGCTTCAAAAGGTGTTGAAGGTTAATGAATTATGAAGAGGCGATGACTGCTATTAGGTTCCAGGGTCAAGAAGGCAGCATTTTGCGATTGTCGACCATGGAAGTTTTGCTTGAAGCATCGGGGAATCCTCAAATAGGGATGCAGTTTATCCATGTGGCCGGGACGAATGGCAAAGGTTCTGTGAGTCAGTATGTCTATTCTGTCTTAATTGCCGCTGGCTATAAAGTTGGCATGTATACATCACCATCCATGATTTCTTTCAATGAACGCATGCAAATTAATCGCCAGTTGATCAGTGATGAGGACTTGATTGCTTTAGCGGATGATGTCAAGTCGCGAATAGGCGATGTAGCCGTTTCGCCGACAGAATTTGAATGGATAACAGCTTTGGCTTTTCACTATTTTCATCGAGAAGCTTGTGATTTCGTGATTTTGGAAGTCGGCTTAGGTGGTCGACTGGATGCCACTAATGTGATTGACAAGCCGTTAGTGTCGGTCATCACCAAGATTGGTTTGGACCATCAAGATGTTCTAGGTGAGACGCTTGAAGAGATTACGCGTGAAAAAGCAGGAATTATTAAGGAAGGCGTGTCGGTAGTGGCTTATCCACTACAAGAAGCTGGTGTGTTTGAAACGCTTGACACTGTTTGTGCGGAGAAATCGGCTGACTTAGTGGTTCCTGATTTAATTGAACTTGACATTATTTCTGCCCAGCCCGACGCTCAAGTCTTTTCATATAAGGGTTTGACTGATTTGCGGCTGAATATGCTGGGTGTGTACCAGTTTTATAATGCCGTAACGGCTTTGGAAGTGGTATTTATTTTAAGGGGTTTGTATGGGCTTGAGCTGTCTGATTCTGCGATTCGGCGAGGTTTGGCTGAGGGGCGGATGATTGGGCGGTTTGAGATTGTCCATCAGGCGCCGACTGTGATTTTGGATGGCGCTCATAATCCCCAAGGCGTAACGGCTTTGGCTGAGAGCATTCGGCGGCTTTTTCCGGGCAAACGGATTGTGGCGGTCGTGGGCGTTTTGAAGGACAAGAATTTGGCTGACATGATTGATCTGATTGACGACCTTGTGAGTTCGTACCAGCTCGTTCTGCCTAACAGCATGCGCAGTTTTTCTCTGGATGAGATGGCTGCCGTGATTCAAACCCACAGTCAAAAACCCCTTCAAACCAATAAATATCTCCGTAACGCGTTTGGGACGGCTATGGACGTGGTGGGTGACGATGAAATCATTGTTTGCTTCGGTTCATTATATTTAATGGCTGAAGCGTATGCTTTTTTTAACTAATATATAGGTGTATGAGGGGTTGCTATGGATTTAAAAGGGAAAGATTTATTAGAATTTACAGCTAATAAAGGAGCTGACAAGGCTAATTCGTCCTATAAGAAAATGATTATATTGGGCTTTTTAGCTGGTTTATATATTTCGATAGGCTACGCCTTGTATTTAAAAGCGATATCGTCGAGTGACAGTGAATGGGCCGGTTTAATCGGCTCCTTCTTGTTCCCCATCGGCTTATTATTGATTGTTGTGGCCGGCGGGGACTTGTTTACAGGGAATATCTTGGATGTTGCCGTGTCTTATTTGTTGAAGAAGGTTCCTTTGAGTTTGTTGGTGAGAAATTGGGTGGTAGTGTTTTTGTCAAATGCATTGGGGGCGGTTTTTTTAGCCTATACTTATGGCGAAGTGCTGGGCTTCAACGATGCATTAATGCAAACAGGAACGTTACAATATGCGATAGATGGCAAACTTAATTGGTCTCCTTGGGAAATGATAGTTTCAGGGATGTTGTGTAATATTTTGGTGACACTAGGTATCTGGCTGTCCAACAGTAGTAAGTCCAATGTGGGTAAGATGTTTCTTTTG
This window of the Fundicoccus culcitae genome carries:
- the mazE gene encoding type II toxin-antitoxin system PemI/MazE family antitoxin, which encodes MLNTKTRMQGNSVVVTLPSATEFKISPNEEYIVTYGDGGSIMLVPKIDNPFLVAEKGAFYETDEWEEMEPLGNEL
- a CDS encoding DUF3870 domain-containing protein, which gives rise to MNYSDNSVYITGQGRIGKNDAIGSVYSIFALSLIIDRDTEIIEDVDCTAALGLTGAFVRQLMVGKRIIADADEIIKQIQERFFGTSRNALLTAFKDSVNRYKIEFK
- a CDS encoding dicarboxylate/amino acid:cation symporter → MNVLKKINNLSLVVKIFVGFIIGILVGVILGESATVLAPLGNLFLRLLSMLVLPLVFSAIVSGITNTPSMKDLADVGVKSLVLFVLMTAISVLTGIVTANVLQPGRNSTLTLVVDPNQQVESLSFVDTILQMFPSNVFESFSNGSMLQVIVFALFFGICIVMVGEQAKTVKKFFDQTAIIMYKMTNLVIGFAPIGVAGLIANVIGSQGIESLLSLGRFIIMLHVGLAILIFVVQGLFILIGTGMNPLKFFKALSKSIAMAFATDSSSAALPIAMEELQTNLDVPESIASFVMPVGTNLSKSGSAFYQAFAVIFVSQVVGVDLAFTEQFTLFVTVVLAALGTAGIPSASIVMLSLSLGSVGMPLEAIGILAGIDRIIGGQRTVPNVITNAAIAKIVSRKRGE
- a CDS encoding serine hydroxymethyltransferase — its product is MYLENSFEKIQAFDPEMAQLVIDEEERQASTLCLIASENYASPLAVGLEGSIFANKNAEGYPGRRYVGGVELADKVENLAKDRIAELFGAEHVNVQSMSATVGNVAILRGVLKPGDTILSMELDHGGHLSHGAAFHYSGKEYNAVFYGVNEETEMIDMEQVEALAKEYKPKLIICGASSYPRQIDYKRFAEIAHENDALLFADIAHPVGLIIAGIVPSPFPHADIVSTSTHKTWRGSRGGGVVMCKKKLARKIDSAIFPGIQGAPKMDMIAARAVQAKESATDLFKEYQQQVAKNAQVLAEELTNNGLRLVSGGTDTHLILVDVRNLIESGQLAEQVLESVGIVTNKNMIPFDPQPASVSSGLRIGTPALTTRGFKEDDIKKVAKLIVTTLKNKDDEYVLAEVKQEVDELIKGFPLFSDEWLAK
- a CDS encoding folate family ECF transporter S component codes for the protein MNSNKPRLSTRTITFAGLLIALNVVLNLFVLPIGNIIEITIAFLPILYAGYYFGPWIAGVIAVIGDVLGFIIRPAGFFFIGFTFNAWVSGMIYGYILHNKPVTWKRVAVAVIVQNLIVSVILTPIWLQIMYGTALLSVPRLIRVVIMVPIEIALAYFMLNRFDYRMEK
- a CDS encoding formate--tetrahydrofolate ligase, whose protein sequence is MTEFLTDAQIAQQAELKPITEIIDNLGLDQDMFELYGKYKAKLNIHGLKDQKADGKLILVTAISPTPAGEGKTTTSIGLGDGLNRIGKKAVIALREPSLGPVFGMKGGAAGGGYSQVVPMEDINLHFTGDFHAIGAANNLLAALIDNHIHHGNALNIDTRRIVWKRVVDMNDRQLRNIVDGLGGKANGVPREDSYEITVASEVMAILCLAKDITDLKERLSRIVIGYNYDSDPITAGDLKAQGAMAALLKEAIKPNLVQTLEHNPVFIHGGPFANIAHGCNSVIATETALKLGDYTVTEAGFGADLGAEKFIDIKGRELGRKPDAVVLVATIRALKMHGGLKKTELKGEDLVALEKGLPNLMKHIENIQTVYNLPLVVAINKFPTDTDAELALVTEKVNALGVEVSLSDVWAKGGEGAIDLAEKVVKIAEQPSQGTFVYEDDTTIKEKIEAIVTKVYGGNKVVYGAGVLTELKNIEANGYGNLPVCMAKTQYSFTDNPKVLGRPTDFEVDIRGVKLSAGAGFIVVLTGEMMTMPGLPKVPASEGIDLSEDGVISGLF
- a CDS encoding 5-formyltetrahydrofolate cyclo-ligase, whose product is MKAVKKALRQEMLALRASLSDDYRLSSDQAIVEHVLASELYENAKVVFCFVSMPGEVNTQPIIEDAIAKGKVVCVPKVMAKGHMEAFQIKSYNDFEVSDYGIREPKAGSLLIEPDQIDLGIIPNIVVSKDGYRLGYGGGFYDRYLLRSKMVRLAVCREALIQEVLPIEAHDEKVDFIASETGLIEV
- a CDS encoding cyclodeaminase/cyclohydrolase family protein; this encodes MESEQFLESLASDAAAPGGGGGSAYTAAIGVSLSEMALNISLKTAKADDVELMNEVIPQLAYLRKKFYQMIDADAEAFLPLSQAYKLPKTDPLRDDKIQAGLVSAAKAPLELMRLSYHAIRQHKKALTLSSKMMVSDVGTGVIISLSALKGAHINVLVNSRLMTSDGYRKTFEDEANHLLEDGSKIADYVYSEVLKLMR
- a CDS encoding bifunctional 5,10-methylenetetrahydrofolate dehydrogenase/5,10-methenyltetrahydrofolate cyclohydrolase, with the translated sequence MSIIMNGKEIAQEIHASNLEQVERLIEQGIQPKMAFIRVGDDPASKGYHRSAIKKAENNNIECDSFVYPADVDADEFFKDYAKINERSDIHGILVLRPLPEHLSYEKISQEIDPDKDVDGMSPFNIGKTFAPKPTDFVPITPMSVMRMLEHYEINVKGKEVVVVGHSLVVGRPLSMLLVDKGATVTICHIDTKDTKAHTQKADVLVTATGKKWLITKDHVKEGAVVVDVGTSYEVDGKVYGDVFFDEVEPIASYINPVPGGIGSITSEILSERVIYSASKGVEG
- a CDS encoding bifunctional folylpolyglutamate synthase/dihydrofolate synthase produces the protein MNYEEAMTAIRFQGQEGSILRLSTMEVLLEASGNPQIGMQFIHVAGTNGKGSVSQYVYSVLIAAGYKVGMYTSPSMISFNERMQINRQLISDEDLIALADDVKSRIGDVAVSPTEFEWITALAFHYFHREACDFVILEVGLGGRLDATNVIDKPLVSVITKIGLDHQDVLGETLEEITREKAGIIKEGVSVVAYPLQEAGVFETLDTVCAEKSADLVVPDLIELDIISAQPDAQVFSYKGLTDLRLNMLGVYQFYNAVTALEVVFILRGLYGLELSDSAIRRGLAEGRMIGRFEIVHQAPTVILDGAHNPQGVTALAESIRRLFPGKRIVAVVGVLKDKNLADMIDLIDDLVSSYQLVLPNSMRSFSLDEMAAVIQTHSQKPLQTNKYLRNAFGTAMDVVGDDEIIVCFGSLYLMAEAYAFFN